A window of the Hypomesus transpacificus isolate Combined female chromosome 22, fHypTra1, whole genome shotgun sequence genome harbors these coding sequences:
- the LOC124483887 gene encoding leucine-rich repeat LGI family member 2-like: MSAPKQWLLVSLTLLYIVRGVQSKRIFRCPSGCSCSKESIMCVGTSQIPRSIPNDINSLSIVNGSLAEVTEAMFSLMPSLQLLLLNSNALTTINDDAFSGLPHLEYLFIEGNKIETITKNALRGLRDVTHLSLANNNMKVLPRDLFYDLVSLLELDLRGNAFQCNCENKWLMTWLKNTNATVSDVYCAGPSNMKGKRLNDLPIPPGECISTDFVRHQSIPIQSLSADIFSHKEDIYVAMAAPNSNSCVVMEWDHIEMNFRRFDNITGKSVVGCKSIVIENHALIIMTQLFGGSHIYKFDDQQNKFTKFQTIEVFNISKPNDIEVFQIAGEWYFVIVDSSKAGLSTLYKWTDEPDRNETGFFSYQFLHEWFRDTDAEFIEVDGKANLILASRSQAPVIYIWNKSTLKFMLHGEIPNVDDVVAVKAFLVEDDLYLAMTCYIGDSKILKWTSKQFSELQALPSRGAMVLQPFSFKERHYLALGSDYSFTQIYLWSEDTKTFGKFKDIYVQSPRSFTIVSNDRRNFIFSSSFKGKSMVFEHVIVDLSL; the protein is encoded by the exons ATGTCAGCGCCTAAGCAATGGTTATTGGTCAGTTTGACGCTTCTGTACATTGTTCGTGGGGTTCAATCGAAAAGGATTTTCAGATGCCCTTCAGGATGCTCCTGTTCCAAGGAATCCATTATGTGCGTCGGAACATCGCAAATCCCGCGGTCTATCCCGAATGACATCAACTCTTT GAGCATAGTAAATGGATCGCTTGCTGAGGTCACAGAGGCCATGTTTTCACTCATGCCCTCTCTACAGTTGCT CCTTTTAAATTCAAACGCATTGACCACCATCAACGATGACGCATTTTCCGGCTTACCCCACCTGGAGTATTT ATTTATTGAAGGAAACAAGATAGAAACTATAACAAAAAATGCCCTCAGAGGACTTCGGGATGTGACACATTT GTCTCTGGCCAACAACAACATGAAGGTCCTGCCAAGGGATCTCTTCTATGACTTGGTCTCCCTGCTGGAGCT GGATCTGCGAGGAAATGCATTTCAGTGTAACTGTGAAAACAAGTGGCTGATGACGTGGCTGAAAAACACCAATGCCACAGTATCAGATGTCTATTGTGCAGGCCCAAGTAATATGAAGGGCAAGAGACTGAACGACCTCCCCATCCCGCCCGGAGAGTGCATCTCCACGG ACTTTGTCCGCCATCAGTCAATTCCCATCCAGTCTTTGTCGGCAGACATTTTCTCCCATAAGGAGGACATCTACGTGGCCATGGCGGCCCCCAACTCCAACAGCTGTGTGGTGATGGAGTGGGACCACATTGAAATGAACTTCAGACGCTTCGATAACATCACAG GAAAGTCTGTTGTTGGATGCAAGTCGATTGTGATTGAAAACCACGCCTTGATCATCATGACCCAGCTTTTCGGTGGGTCCCACATCTACAAATTTGACGACCAGCAGAACAAGTTCACCAAGTTCCAAACCATTGAAGTCTTTAACATTTCCAAGCCTAACGATATTGAGGTCTTCCAGATCGCAGGCGAGTGGTACTTTGTGATAGTTGACAGCTCCAAAGCAGGCCTGTCCACGCTCTACAAATGGACTGACGAACCGGATCGCAACGAAACCGGATTCTTTTCCTACCAGTTCCTTCACGAGTGGTTCAGAGACACCGACGCTGAGTTCATTGAAGTGGATGGGAAGGCCAATCTGATCTTGGCCAGCCGCTCACAGGCACCTGTCATTTATATTTGGAACAAAAGCACCCTAAAGTTCATGCTTCATGGCGAGATCCCAAATGTAGATGATGTGGTGGCGGTCAAGGCCTTTCTGGTCGAAGATGACCTCTATCTGGCCATGACTTGCTACATAGGCGACTCCAAAATCCTCAAGTGGACGAGCAAGCAGTTCAGTGAGCTGCAGGCCCTGCCGTCCCGTGGGGCTATGGTCCTCCAGCCGTTCTCTTTCAAGGAGAGACACTATCTGGCCCTGGGAAGTGACTACTCCTTCACACAGATCTATCTTTGGAGTGAGGACACCAAGACCTTCGGCAAGTTCAAGGACATTTACGTGCAGTCGCCGCGTTCCTTCACCATTGTGTCCAATGACAGACGGAATTTTATTTTCTCCTCCAGCTTCAAAGGCAAATCTATGGTCTTTGAACATGTAATTGTTGACTTGAGCCTTTGA